A stretch of the Tautonia marina genome encodes the following:
- the gcvPA gene encoding aminomethyl-transferring glycine dehydrogenase subunit GcvPA: MAYILNTDEQTREMLETIGLESLDQLFEMVPPGVRLDRPLDLPPALTEIELTRHVGALAAKNASIDERPCFLGGGAYDHFIPAVVDMLASRGEFYTAYTPYQAEASQGTLQAIFEYQTLVAQLTGLDVSNASLYDGGSAVAEGVLMAIASGNRHGRIVASEAVHPEYRDVTRTYLENLEPELVTVPTRNGQTSIDDLIAALTDDTAAVILQQPNFFGQLEDIEPLVAAAKERGTTAIVSVDPIGLGLLKQPGAYGADIVTAEGQPLGNALVYGGPYLGMLACRESYLRKIPGRLVGQTLDRDGRRCFVLTLQTREQHIRREKATSNICTNQGLMALRASIYLAVMGPTGLRDAAEQSARKAHYAADRLSEIPGLSLAFDGPFFKEFVIRCEGKDPARVLAEVGRRGFHGGIALGRWYPELADAILIAVTEKRTRSEIDALADAYREALAAV; encoded by the coding sequence GAGATGGTCCCGCCCGGGGTTCGGCTCGATCGGCCGCTCGACCTGCCGCCGGCCCTGACGGAGATCGAGCTAACACGCCATGTCGGGGCACTGGCAGCAAAAAACGCGAGCATCGACGAGCGCCCCTGTTTCCTCGGCGGCGGCGCGTACGATCACTTCATCCCCGCCGTGGTCGATATGCTCGCCAGTCGGGGGGAATTCTACACCGCCTACACCCCCTATCAGGCCGAGGCCAGCCAGGGGACGCTCCAGGCGATCTTCGAGTACCAGACCCTCGTCGCGCAGCTCACCGGGCTCGACGTCTCGAACGCCAGCCTCTACGACGGCGGCTCGGCCGTGGCCGAGGGAGTGCTCATGGCCATTGCCTCCGGCAATCGGCACGGCCGGATCGTCGCCAGCGAGGCGGTCCACCCCGAATACCGGGACGTGACCCGGACCTACCTCGAAAACCTCGAGCCGGAACTCGTCACCGTCCCGACCCGCAACGGCCAGACCTCCATCGACGACCTCATCGCCGCGCTCACCGACGACACCGCCGCCGTCATCCTCCAGCAGCCGAATTTCTTCGGCCAGCTCGAAGACATCGAGCCGCTCGTCGCTGCTGCGAAGGAGCGGGGCACCACGGCCATCGTTAGCGTCGATCCGATCGGCCTCGGCTTGCTCAAGCAGCCTGGAGCCTACGGCGCCGACATCGTGACGGCCGAGGGTCAGCCGCTCGGGAATGCCCTCGTCTACGGCGGGCCGTACCTGGGGATGCTCGCCTGCCGCGAGTCGTACCTCCGCAAGATCCCCGGCCGCCTCGTCGGCCAGACGCTCGACCGCGACGGCCGCCGCTGCTTCGTCCTCACCCTGCAGACCCGCGAGCAGCACATCCGCCGCGAGAAGGCGACCTCGAACATCTGCACCAATCAAGGATTGATGGCCCTCCGCGCCAGCATTTACCTGGCCGTGATGGGCCCGACCGGCCTCCGCGACGCCGCCGAGCAATCGGCCCGCAAGGCCCACTACGCCGCCGATCGCCTGAGTGAGATCCCCGGCCTTTCGCTCGCCTTCGACGGCCCCTTCTTCAAGGAATTCGTCATCCGCTGCGAAGGGAAAGACCCGGCCCGTGTGCTGGCCGAGGTTGGCCGACGCGGCTTCCACGGCGGCATCGCGCTCGGCCGCTGGTATCCCGAGCTGGCCGACGCCATCCTCATCGCCGTCACCGAGAAACGCACCCGATCCGAGATCGACGCCCTCGCCGACGCCTACCGCGAGGCCCTGGCCGCGGTCTAG